One part of the Cystobacter ferrugineus genome encodes these proteins:
- a CDS encoding arylesterase, protein MSQGYMGERTRTAGVLGYMVVALAVGLATLGASVAEAGPVRTVLVMGDSLSAAYGLASEEGWVALTAERMAKETPGWRVVNASVSGETTAGGASRIEGELARNQPAVVVIALGGNDGLRGLPLKQTRANLEKMVSAARASGARVLLVGMRMPPNLGKTYTEGFAANYRAVAEAHKVSLLPFLLEPIAMERASFQADNIHPVAAVQPKLRDHVWPALAPLLK, encoded by the coding sequence ATGAGCCAAGGATACATGGGGGAGCGCACCCGGACCGCCGGTGTGCTCGGTTATATGGTGGTGGCGCTGGCCGTGGGGCTGGCCACGCTGGGAGCATCGGTCGCGGAGGCCGGGCCCGTGCGGACGGTGCTGGTGATGGGGGACTCGCTGTCCGCCGCCTACGGGCTCGCGTCAGAGGAGGGCTGGGTGGCGCTGACGGCCGAGCGGATGGCCAAGGAGACGCCTGGCTGGCGGGTGGTGAACGCCAGCGTCAGTGGTGAAACCACCGCGGGCGGAGCCTCACGAATCGAAGGGGAGCTCGCGCGCAACCAGCCAGCGGTGGTGGTCATCGCCCTGGGCGGCAACGACGGGCTGCGGGGCCTGCCGCTCAAGCAGACCCGGGCCAACCTGGAGAAGATGGTGAGCGCGGCCAGGGCCTCTGGAGCCCGGGTGTTGCTGGTGGGCATGCGCATGCCGCCCAACCTGGGGAAGACCTACACGGAGGGCTTCGCGGCCAACTACCGAGCCGTGGCCGAGGCGCACAAGGTGTCCCTGCTCCCGTTCCTGCTGGAGCCCATCGCCATGGAGCGCGCCTCCTTCCAGGCCGACAACATCCACCCCGTCGCCGCCGTGCAGCCCAAGCTGCGCGACCATGTCTGGCCCGCGCTGGCGCCGCTGCTGAAGTGA
- a CDS encoding CHAD domain-containing protein — translation MSRPTPMRGLGPDSRLAEAARRLLTSRLADVRHEEDALAGGLTDDGVHDMRVSTRRLRAALKVFRSLGDLEPLEREVKKLQDALGQVRDVHVQGAWLKQEARKEKPSKRASVEALRSSVESQLGAKEKRLRRELKRWDEKTIPALLSEAKRLDGPGRYGGRRVREQLRRRLRSLERLMLDYAAAPDALTAHEMRKMVKKLRYEAEIFRPALRRRMQSLLEALVPLQELLGELHDADVRLGLLEGFAAEGTATERTAARHLLERVRDERAERAAHTARELQRWRAEKLARGLRQLLD, via the coding sequence ATGTCCCGCCCCACGCCCATGCGCGGGCTCGGCCCCGACAGCAGGCTCGCCGAGGCCGCCCGCCGCCTGCTCACCAGCCGGCTCGCCGATGTTCGCCATGAAGAGGACGCGCTCGCCGGCGGGCTCACCGATGACGGTGTGCACGACATGCGCGTGTCCACCCGCCGCCTGCGCGCGGCGCTGAAGGTGTTCCGCTCCCTGGGCGACCTGGAGCCGCTGGAGCGCGAGGTGAAGAAGCTCCAGGACGCGCTCGGCCAGGTGCGGGACGTGCACGTGCAGGGCGCCTGGTTGAAACAGGAGGCCCGGAAGGAGAAGCCCTCGAAGCGCGCCAGCGTCGAGGCCCTGCGCTCGAGCGTGGAGTCCCAGCTCGGCGCGAAGGAGAAGCGGCTGCGCCGGGAGCTGAAGCGCTGGGACGAGAAGACCATCCCCGCGCTGCTGAGCGAGGCGAAGCGGTTGGACGGCCCCGGACGCTACGGTGGCCGGCGCGTCCGCGAGCAATTGCGCCGCCGCCTGCGCTCACTGGAACGGCTCATGCTCGACTACGCGGCCGCGCCGGATGCACTGACGGCCCACGAGATGCGCAAGATGGTGAAGAAGCTGCGCTACGAGGCGGAGATCTTCCGTCCCGCCCTGCGCCGCAGGATGCAATCCCTGCTGGAGGCCCTCGTGCCCCTGCAGGAGTTGCTGGGCGAGCTGCACGACGCGGATGTGCGGCTCGGACTGCTCGAGGGCTTCGCCGCCGAGGGCACCGCCACCGAGCGCACCGCCGCGCGCCACCTGCTCGAGCGCGTGCGCGACGAGCGGGCCGAGCGCGCCGCACATACCGCTCGCGAGCTTCAACGCTGGCGAGCCGAGAAACTGGCCCGCGGCCTGCGCCAGTTGTTGGACTGA
- a CDS encoding inorganic diphosphatase, whose protein sequence is MTTDLTRIPLHGRDGAFHVVVESPQGTTVKLKYEPELGAFTVSRPLVHGLRYPFDWGFIPSTEASDGDPLDALVYWDQSTYPGVVLPCRALGVLKVDQKKKRGTGRERNDRLLAVPVIAARAQNLHSVKELSRREREELEHFFTAAVAFADKDVRILGWEGPEAAERMVEEAAATFSRKAGR, encoded by the coding sequence ATGACCACGGACCTCACCCGCATTCCGCTGCATGGCAGGGACGGCGCCTTCCACGTCGTCGTCGAGTCGCCCCAGGGCACCACGGTGAAGCTCAAGTACGAGCCGGAGCTCGGCGCCTTCACCGTCTCCCGGCCCCTGGTGCACGGGTTGCGCTACCCCTTCGACTGGGGTTTCATCCCCAGCACCGAGGCCTCGGATGGAGATCCGCTCGACGCGCTCGTGTACTGGGACCAGTCCACCTACCCGGGCGTGGTGCTGCCCTGCCGAGCGCTCGGCGTGCTGAAGGTGGACCAGAAGAAGAAGCGCGGCACGGGCCGCGAACGCAATGACCGGCTGCTCGCCGTCCCCGTCATCGCCGCGCGCGCGCAGAATCTCCACTCCGTGAAGGAGCTCTCCCGCCGCGAGCGCGAGGAACTGGAGCACTTCTTCACCGCCGCCGTCGCCTTCGCGGACAAGGACGTGCGGATTCTCGGCTGGGAGGGCCCCGAGGCGGCCGAGCGGATGGTGGAGGAGGCCGCCGCCACGTTCTCGCGGAAGGCCGGGCGTTAG